The proteins below come from a single Miscanthus floridulus cultivar M001 chromosome 1, ASM1932011v1, whole genome shotgun sequence genomic window:
- the LOC136482613 gene encoding B3 domain-containing protein Os03g0619600-like isoform X2, translating to MASSSRMKKPCDHCKRYLDHPDEKNQSVSCFLRRMTASPKHIMIVPNKFLKHFVGKLSQTIKLESPNGSVYNVEVTECYNKKVLRHGWEEFVGAHHIEENDFLLFQHIENSVFKVLIFDSDGCEKIIRCDCIKSIPSVGETRVDYVDISSSSQFDTIGSSGKLSSRHGETLKMTVTSSSSGGSEDIPSENESFESDDLQAPGADYIVSHRTYLSQEQKERVTLLIQEIQPKTTVYIAVMRKSHVHPPAPSVDIIKEYAFAYFPHVNANVTLQRPGKSKKWHPKFNTTKGGVYRLQGQWLDFVRDNHVQEGDICAFLPEKLGRRFTFTVYVLCATATRSRSETGFQRAGPCPGGGSSPKMASEVHTKEPTDGEHVSSERDMNGILHESLEIKDSHRPCHPLYFLPSNSGLSKSQKKIVEERVQAIKSEVPIYVAIMRRVSLGISYKPILELGSRYATAVNLPAGGQTVVLWCRRNIWKANIVTTRQRHYLCGGWHKFVRDNDLGFGDICLFELKRNERELTMMVHIIPRKEI from the exons ATTGTGCCAAACAAATTTCTGAAGCATTTTGTAGGAAAGTTATCCCAAACTATCAAGTTAGAATCCCCTAATGGCAGCGTATATAATGTTGAAGTTACGGAATGTTATAATAAGAAGGTTCTCAGACATGGGTGGGAGGAATTTGTTGGTGCCCATCATATTGAAGAGAATGACTTCTTGCTGTTCCAGCACATTGAAAACTCTGTTTTCAAGGTTCTGATCTTTGATTCCGATGGTTGTGAGAAAATCATTCGTTGTGATTGCATAAAAAGCATCCCAAGTGTTGGAGAAACAAGAGTAGATTATGTCGATATTTCAAGCAGCTCTCAGTTTGATACCATAGGATCGTCAGGGAAACTTTCCAGTCGACATGGGGAAACTTTGAAGATGACTGTAACATCCTCGTCATCTGGTGGCTCAG AAGACATTCCATCTGAAAATGAATCTTTTGAGTCAGATGATCTTCAGGCACCAGGGGCTGATTATATTGTATCACATCGAACTTATCTATCTCAAGAACAAAAGGAGAGAGTAACTTTGCTGATCCAGGAGATTCAACCTAAAACTACTGTTTACATTGCCGTCATGCGGAAGAGCCATGTTCATCCCCCGGCTCCTTCTGTT GATATTATAAAGGAATATGCATTTGCATATTTTCCACATGTAAACGCAAATGTCACACTTCAGAGACCAGGCAAGAGCAAGAAGTGGCATCCCAAATTCAACACAACAAAAGGTGGTGTGTACAGGCTTCAAGGGCAGTGGTTAGACTTTGTCCGTGACAATCATGTGCAGGAGGGAGATATCTGTGCCTTTTTACCAGAAAAGCTTGGGAGAAGGTTTACATTTACAGTCTATGTACTTTGTGCAACAGCTACTCGTTCCAGGAGTGAAACTGGTTTTCAAAGGGCTGGCCCATGCCCTGGTGGTGGATCTAGTCCAAAGATGGCTTCAGAAGTCCATACTAAGGAGCCAACGGATG GAGAGCATGTTTCATCCGAAAGAGACATGAATGGAATTTTGCATGAATCTCTGGAGATCAAAGATTCTCATAGGCCATGTCATCCTCTCTACTTTTTACCATCCAATAGCGGTCTATCTAAATCCCAAAAGAAGATTGTTGAAGAAAGAGTGCAGGCCATCAAATCCGAAGTTCCCATTTATGTAGCAATCATGAGGCGGGTCAGCCTTGGGATCTCTTATAAACCTATACTA GAATTAGGTTCGCGATATGCTACTGCTGTGAATCTCCCAGCTGGAGGGCAAACTGTGGTGCTCTGGTGCAGGAGAAATATATGGAAGGCCAATATAGTGACAACTCGTCAAAGGCATTATCTTTGTGGAGGTTGGCACAAATTTGTTCGTGACAATGATCTAGGTTTCGGTGATATCTGTCTGTTTGAACTGAAGAGGAACGAGAGGGAGCTTACCATGATGGTCCATATCATTCCCAGGAAGGAGATTTAG
- the LOC136482613 gene encoding B3 domain-containing protein Os03g0619600-like isoform X1 — translation MASSSRMKKPCDHCKRYLDHPDEKNQSVSCFLRRMTASPKHIMIVPNKFLKHFVGKLSQTIKLESPNGSVYNVEVTECYNKKVLRHGWEEFVGAHHIEENDFLLFQHIENSVFKVLIFDSDGCEKIIRCDCIKSIPSVGETRVDYVDISSSSQFDTIGSSGKLSSRHGETLKMTVTSSSSGGSGEDIPSENESFESDDLQAPGADYIVSHRTYLSQEQKERVTLLIQEIQPKTTVYIAVMRKSHVHPPAPSVDIIKEYAFAYFPHVNANVTLQRPGKSKKWHPKFNTTKGGVYRLQGQWLDFVRDNHVQEGDICAFLPEKLGRRFTFTVYVLCATATRSRSETGFQRAGPCPGGGSSPKMASEVHTKEPTDGEHVSSERDMNGILHESLEIKDSHRPCHPLYFLPSNSGLSKSQKKIVEERVQAIKSEVPIYVAIMRRVSLGISYKPILELGSRYATAVNLPAGGQTVVLWCRRNIWKANIVTTRQRHYLCGGWHKFVRDNDLGFGDICLFELKRNERELTMMVHIIPRKEI, via the exons ATTGTGCCAAACAAATTTCTGAAGCATTTTGTAGGAAAGTTATCCCAAACTATCAAGTTAGAATCCCCTAATGGCAGCGTATATAATGTTGAAGTTACGGAATGTTATAATAAGAAGGTTCTCAGACATGGGTGGGAGGAATTTGTTGGTGCCCATCATATTGAAGAGAATGACTTCTTGCTGTTCCAGCACATTGAAAACTCTGTTTTCAAGGTTCTGATCTTTGATTCCGATGGTTGTGAGAAAATCATTCGTTGTGATTGCATAAAAAGCATCCCAAGTGTTGGAGAAACAAGAGTAGATTATGTCGATATTTCAAGCAGCTCTCAGTTTGATACCATAGGATCGTCAGGGAAACTTTCCAGTCGACATGGGGAAACTTTGAAGATGACTGTAACATCCTCGTCATCTGGTGGCTCAG GAGAAGACATTCCATCTGAAAATGAATCTTTTGAGTCAGATGATCTTCAGGCACCAGGGGCTGATTATATTGTATCACATCGAACTTATCTATCTCAAGAACAAAAGGAGAGAGTAACTTTGCTGATCCAGGAGATTCAACCTAAAACTACTGTTTACATTGCCGTCATGCGGAAGAGCCATGTTCATCCCCCGGCTCCTTCTGTT GATATTATAAAGGAATATGCATTTGCATATTTTCCACATGTAAACGCAAATGTCACACTTCAGAGACCAGGCAAGAGCAAGAAGTGGCATCCCAAATTCAACACAACAAAAGGTGGTGTGTACAGGCTTCAAGGGCAGTGGTTAGACTTTGTCCGTGACAATCATGTGCAGGAGGGAGATATCTGTGCCTTTTTACCAGAAAAGCTTGGGAGAAGGTTTACATTTACAGTCTATGTACTTTGTGCAACAGCTACTCGTTCCAGGAGTGAAACTGGTTTTCAAAGGGCTGGCCCATGCCCTGGTGGTGGATCTAGTCCAAAGATGGCTTCAGAAGTCCATACTAAGGAGCCAACGGATG GAGAGCATGTTTCATCCGAAAGAGACATGAATGGAATTTTGCATGAATCTCTGGAGATCAAAGATTCTCATAGGCCATGTCATCCTCTCTACTTTTTACCATCCAATAGCGGTCTATCTAAATCCCAAAAGAAGATTGTTGAAGAAAGAGTGCAGGCCATCAAATCCGAAGTTCCCATTTATGTAGCAATCATGAGGCGGGTCAGCCTTGGGATCTCTTATAAACCTATACTA GAATTAGGTTCGCGATATGCTACTGCTGTGAATCTCCCAGCTGGAGGGCAAACTGTGGTGCTCTGGTGCAGGAGAAATATATGGAAGGCCAATATAGTGACAACTCGTCAAAGGCATTATCTTTGTGGAGGTTGGCACAAATTTGTTCGTGACAATGATCTAGGTTTCGGTGATATCTGTCTGTTTGAACTGAAGAGGAACGAGAGGGAGCTTACCATGATGGTCCATATCATTCCCAGGAAGGAGATTTAG